In a genomic window of Bacteroidota bacterium:
- a CDS encoding glycoside hydrolase family 65 protein has protein sequence MEEWIIKYSEYIPEKELLREALCTVGNGYFATRGAAEESQPGKNHYPGTYLAGGYNRLETEIAGKIIENEDLVNWPNWTILKFKPENGTWLDMDKFTILSYEQDLNLKEGIFERRIHFKDEEKRETKLVTRRIVSLRNMHLAAIEWELTPQNWSGNITLHSALDGSVINNGVERYRELNSKHLIPLEKGHFEEDCIFLKVMTNQSEIVMAQAAATTVYFDQYDSPITRTTVLEEAYIGQELTFAAEVNKTIKIEKIVVVYTSKDKAVSEPLSEAKKEVKRTGNFQKIKQDQIAEWKELWDQCDILLEADDSEDQLLLRFHIFHLFQTYSLNTIDLDAGIPARGWHGEAYRGHILWDELFIFPFFNISIPELTRSLLMYRYRRLPEARFAATNNGYQGAMFPWQSGSNGREESQVIHLNPESGRWVDDNTYLQRHVNSAIAYNIWQYFETSGDLEFLSFYGAELLMDITKFWASKVIYNKDRKRYEIHNIVGPDEYHTHYPGSLEIGLRNNAYTNVMVVWTLIHALKAMERLDNRRRNELMHKLNINQEDISRWNNISRNMFVPFINQGTIIEQFEGFENLKDLNWEEYHTKYGEMLRLDRILEKEGDEVNRYKAVKQADVLMLFYLFSTEELTELFEHMAYDFNPYESIPLNIDYYEKISSHGSTLSKLVYSWVFARTHREKSWHHFKKALLSDFKDVQGGTTPEGIHLGAMAGTIDLIQRCYTGIEFREEELFFNPQLPENVKQIKFRLRYREHWLEVKLTKDNLYLKSHGGWENEIRIIVGGQAFLMRKGEERVIDYAKHMIGS, from the coding sequence ATGGAAGAATGGATAATTAAATATTCAGAATACATTCCTGAGAAAGAACTTTTAAGAGAGGCTTTATGTACTGTGGGTAATGGTTATTTTGCAACACGGGGAGCAGCAGAGGAAAGTCAACCGGGAAAAAATCATTATCCTGGAACTTATCTGGCAGGTGGATACAATCGATTAGAAACCGAAATTGCAGGTAAAATAATAGAAAATGAAGATCTTGTAAACTGGCCCAATTGGACTATTTTAAAATTTAAGCCCGAAAATGGAACATGGTTAGACATGGATAAATTTACAATTCTTAGTTATGAACAAGATCTGAATTTAAAAGAAGGGATTTTCGAACGTAGAATTCATTTTAAGGATGAGGAAAAAAGGGAAACAAAGCTTGTAACACGAAGAATAGTAAGCCTAAGAAATATGCATTTAGCTGCTATTGAATGGGAACTAACACCTCAAAACTGGTCGGGAAATATAACCCTGCATTCTGCATTGGATGGCTCTGTTATTAACAATGGAGTTGAAAGATACCGTGAATTAAACAGCAAACATTTAATACCATTGGAAAAAGGGCATTTTGAAGAAGATTGCATTTTTTTAAAGGTAATGACAAATCAATCAGAAATTGTAATGGCTCAGGCAGCAGCAACAACTGTATATTTTGATCAATACGATTCCCCTATAACAAGAACCACTGTGTTGGAAGAGGCTTACATAGGGCAGGAATTAACTTTTGCAGCAGAAGTTAATAAAACCATTAAAATAGAAAAGATTGTTGTAGTGTATACTTCTAAGGACAAAGCAGTTTCAGAGCCCTTAAGTGAAGCTAAAAAAGAAGTTAAGCGTACGGGTAATTTCCAAAAAATCAAACAGGACCAAATTGCAGAGTGGAAAGAACTTTGGGATCAATGTGATATTCTTTTGGAAGCAGATGACTCCGAAGATCAATTGTTGCTTCGCTTTCACATATTCCATCTTTTTCAAACCTATTCATTAAACACTATTGATCTTGATGCAGGCATACCTGCCAGAGGATGGCATGGTGAAGCATACAGAGGACATATTCTTTGGGATGAACTTTTTATTTTTCCATTCTTTAACATTAGTATTCCTGAGCTCACACGCTCGTTGCTTATGTACAGGTATAGAAGATTACCAGAGGCGCGTTTTGCAGCTACCAACAACGGTTACCAAGGTGCAATGTTCCCTTGGCAAAGTGGTAGCAATGGGAGGGAAGAGAGTCAAGTAATTCACCTGAATCCGGAATCTGGAAGATGGGTTGATGACAATACTTATTTGCAAAGGCATGTGAATTCAGCCATTGCTTACAACATTTGGCAATACTTTGAAACAAGCGGTGACCTTGAATTCCTATCTTTTTATGGAGCGGAGCTTTTAATGGATATAACAAAATTTTGGGCAAGTAAGGTTATTTACAATAAAGACAGAAAGCGTTACGAGATCCATAATATAGTTGGCCCCGATGAATATCATACCCACTATCCAGGATCATTGGAAATAGGCTTAAGAAACAATGCCTATACTAATGTAATGGTAGTATGGACTCTCATTCATGCCCTTAAAGCAATGGAAAGGCTGGACAATAGAAGAAGAAATGAACTGATGCATAAATTAAACATAAATCAGGAAGATATTTCCCGTTGGAATAACATTAGCAGGAATATGTTTGTTCCATTTATTAATCAAGGAACCATAATTGAACAATTTGAAGGATTTGAAAATTTAAAAGACCTTAATTGGGAAGAATATCATACTAAATATGGAGAAATGCTTCGTTTGGACCGGATACTTGAAAAGGAAGGAGATGAAGTAAATAGGTATAAGGCTGTAAAGCAAGCAGATGTTTTAATGCTCTTTTACCTTTTCTCAACAGAGGAATTAACAGAGTTATTCGAACATATGGCTTATGATTTTAACCCTTATGAATCAATTCCTCTGAATATTGACTATTATGAGAAAATTTCGTCACATGGTTCCACATTAAGTAAACTGGTTTATTCCTGGGTATTCGCGCGTACTCACAGGGAAAAATCATGGCATCATTTTAAAAAGGCACTACTTAGTGACTTTAAAGACGTGCAGGGAGGAACTACACCTGAAGGTATTCATTTAGGGGCCATGGCAGGAACCATTGATCTTATCCAAAGGTGTTATACAGGAATAGAGTTCAGAGAAGAAGAACTCTTTTTTAATCCCCAACTGCCTGAAAACGTGAAGCAAATTAAATTCCGGCTACGCTATAGAGAGCACTGGCTTGAAGTGAAATTAACCAAAGATAATTTGTACCTCAAAAGCCATGGAGGTTGGGAAAATGAAATAAGAATTATTGTTGGTGGACAAGCCTTTTTAATGCGAAAAGGGGAAGAAAGGGTAATTGATTATGCTAAACATATGATTGGAAGTTGA